A genomic window from Flintibacter sp. KGMB00164 includes:
- a CDS encoding cell wall hydrolase → MTRKLFSLTLSAFALLLLMGAGVEEDSAGQIQTEKGTRGAQLVQTSETHDQEADQAHMVTAVAGSSVLTLVEDMDRTLTVDGKPVSSEVSKTQKSGTTYVALVPMAKELDSSVSVVWDGGSQTVTVRSSKLNLTAKVGQLYLVANGRYLYIPEGVQLVNGRVTVPLSVLTEAFDASLTWNAATGVVAVTRGSGALTPADQYYNQDDLFWLCRIIYAESGNQPLEGMMAVGNVVLNRVNDPIYPNTIVGVLAQKNQFTTYQSGKLAYRTPNENSVIAAKLVLDGGVVEETKGATHFDSCSNSWASRHKTCVAVIGGHRFYA, encoded by the coding sequence ATGACACGAAAGCTGTTTTCGCTGACGCTGAGCGCCTTTGCCTTGCTTCTCCTGATGGGTGCCGGGGTGGAAGAAGATTCCGCCGGGCAGATCCAAACTGAGAAAGGGACCCGTGGGGCCCAGTTGGTTCAGACCAGCGAAACTCACGATCAGGAAGCAGACCAGGCGCACATGGTGACCGCAGTGGCGGGCTCCAGCGTGCTGACTCTGGTAGAGGACATGGACCGGACCTTGACGGTTGACGGCAAGCCGGTCTCCTCGGAGGTAAGCAAGACTCAGAAGAGCGGAACGACTTATGTGGCTCTGGTCCCTATGGCCAAGGAGCTGGACTCCTCCGTCTCTGTTGTTTGGGACGGCGGCAGTCAGACCGTGACGGTGCGCAGCAGCAAGCTGAATTTGACCGCCAAGGTTGGACAGCTGTATCTGGTGGCCAACGGCCGCTACCTGTACATCCCTGAGGGAGTACAGCTGGTAAACGGCCGGGTGACGGTCCCTCTGTCCGTGCTGACCGAGGCCTTTGACGCCTCCCTGACCTGGAACGCCGCCACCGGTGTGGTGGCTGTGACCCGGGGCAGCGGTGCGCTGACCCCCGCGGACCAGTATTATAACCAGGACGATCTGTTCTGGCTGTGCCGTATCATTTACGCCGAGAGCGGAAACCAGCCTCTGGAGGGCATGATGGCGGTGGGCAACGTAGTGCTCAACCGGGTCAACGACCCCATCTATCCCAACACCATCGTGGGCGTGCTGGCTCAGAAGAACCAGTTCACCACCTATCAGTCCGGCAAGCTGGCCTACCGCACCCCCAATGAGAACAGCGTCATCGCCGCCAAGCTGGTGCTGGACGGCGGTGTCGTGGAAGAGACCAAGGGAGCCACCCATTTTGACTCCTGCAGCAACAGCTGGGCCTCCCGACATAAGACCTGTGTGGCCGTGATCGGCGGTCATCGGTTCTACGCTTAA
- a CDS encoding DNA-binding protein, translating to MSVLALDTSNYTTSAAVFDGREGENVGRLLQVRPGELGLRQSDALFQHVKQLPQLMEQLASQGQLENIQAVGASTRPRAVEGSYMPCFLAGTSQAQCLAHTLGVPFFAFSHQQGHLAAAAWSAGRLDLLEGPFLAWHLSGGTTELLRAEPEQDGVAMTAEILGGTSDISAGQLIDRTGVLLGLQFPAGKALDALSAQAEKVKPFPVKVENCTFSLSGMENKVKQMTEKGEAPETVARFALETVARAVVKATRQALERFPGLPVLCSGGVASNSLLRQVMERECGAIFAQPRFSTDNAMGTAILTWRALEQERTQ from the coding sequence ATGTCCGTCTTGGCGCTGGACACCAGCAACTACACCACCTCCGCGGCAGTCTTCGACGGCCGGGAGGGGGAGAACGTGGGGCGGCTGCTTCAGGTGCGCCCCGGTGAGCTGGGCCTGCGGCAGAGCGACGCCCTGTTCCAGCACGTCAAGCAGCTGCCTCAGCTGATGGAGCAGCTGGCGTCCCAGGGACAGCTGGAAAATATCCAGGCCGTAGGAGCCAGCACCCGCCCCCGGGCGGTGGAGGGCTCTTACATGCCCTGCTTTTTGGCGGGAACCAGCCAGGCCCAGTGTCTGGCCCATACCTTGGGTGTACCCTTTTTTGCCTTCTCCCACCAGCAGGGACATCTGGCGGCGGCGGCCTGGTCCGCCGGGCGGCTGGATCTGCTGGAGGGGCCGTTTTTGGCCTGGCATTTGTCGGGGGGCACCACCGAGCTGCTGCGGGCAGAGCCGGAGCAGGATGGAGTAGCTATGACGGCGGAAATCCTGGGAGGGACCAGCGATATTTCCGCCGGGCAGCTCATCGACCGCACCGGCGTGCTGCTGGGCCTCCAGTTCCCTGCGGGCAAGGCTTTGGATGCACTCAGTGCCCAGGCGGAGAAGGTAAAACCGTTCCCGGTAAAGGTGGAGAACTGCACTTTCTCCCTGTCGGGCATGGAAAATAAGGTAAAGCAGATGACGGAGAAGGGGGAGGCCCCGGAGACCGTGGCCCGCTTTGCGCTGGAGACCGTGGCCCGTGCAGTGGTGAAGGCCACCCGGCAGGCGCTGGAACGCTTCCCGGGACTGCCTGTGCTGTGCTCCGGAGGCGTGGCCTCCAATTCTCTGCTGCGCCAGGTAATGGAGCGGGAGTGCGGAGCTATATTTGCTCAGCCCCGCTTTTCCACCGACAACGCCATGGGTACCGCCATTTTGACCTGGCGGGCTCTGGAGCAGGAGAGAACCCAATGA
- a CDS encoding TlyA family RNA methyltransferase → MTNKKRLDVAMVERGLAESRQKAQAIIMAGQVYVDDQKVDKAGAPVKEEQVIQVRGKTLRYVSRGGLKLEKAMACWPISLEGTICADIGASTGGFTDCMLQNGASKVYAVDVGYNQLDYRLRTHPQVVCMERTNARYLTKEQIPEPLDFFSVDVSFISLNLILPALRPLMKEGGQAVCLVKPQFEAGKEKVGKKGVVRDPAVHLEVLEHFLEHAANAGFAVKDITFSPIRGPEGNIEYLGYLYAGEGPDCEVDLKALVDASHQQLKGGEE, encoded by the coding sequence GTGACCAATAAAAAGCGGCTGGATGTAGCGATGGTAGAACGGGGGCTGGCTGAGAGCCGCCAGAAGGCCCAGGCCATCATTATGGCCGGACAAGTCTATGTGGACGACCAGAAGGTAGATAAGGCCGGAGCTCCTGTGAAAGAAGAGCAGGTGATTCAGGTGCGGGGCAAAACTCTGCGCTATGTCAGCCGGGGCGGACTGAAGCTGGAAAAGGCCATGGCCTGTTGGCCCATCTCGCTGGAGGGCACCATCTGTGCCGACATTGGAGCCTCTACCGGCGGCTTTACCGACTGTATGCTGCAAAATGGAGCCAGCAAAGTGTATGCTGTGGATGTGGGTTACAACCAGCTGGACTACCGCCTGCGTACCCACCCCCAGGTGGTGTGTATGGAGCGTACCAACGCCCGCTACCTCACCAAGGAGCAGATCCCGGAGCCCTTGGATTTCTTTTCTGTGGATGTGTCCTTCATCTCTCTGAACCTGATTTTGCCTGCCCTGCGGCCCCTCATGAAGGAAGGAGGCCAGGCGGTATGTCTGGTCAAGCCCCAGTTTGAGGCGGGGAAGGAGAAGGTTGGAAAGAAGGGCGTGGTCCGGGACCCAGCTGTTCATCTGGAGGTGCTGGAGCACTTCCTGGAGCATGCCGCCAACGCCGGATTTGCTGTAAAGGATATTACCTTTTCTCCTATTCGGGGACCGGAGGGAAACATTGAATATTTGGGTTATCTCTATGCCGGAGAAGGCCCGGACTGTGAGGTGGATCTGAAAGCCCTGGTGGATGCCTCACACCAGCAGCTGAAGGGGGGAGAGGAATGA
- a CDS encoding sodium ion-translocating decarboxylase subunit beta, whose protein sequence is MEFLWESLLSITWQQLVMYVVGGLLIWLAIEKGFEPALLLPMGFGAILVNLPTSGVINQVTAGVGETHGIIQWLFEVGISASEAMPILLFIGIGAMIDFGPLLANPKLFLCGAAAQAGIFLTILLAAALGFDMKDAASIGIIGAADGPTSILVSQVLHSNYVGAIAVAAYSYMALVPIIQPFAIKLVTTKKDRAMRMPYRAQGVSKRLRILFPIIVSVIAGLVAPSSVALVGFLMFGNLIRECGVLTTLSKTAQNELANLITLLLGITISFSMKADQFVKPETLLIMVLGLVAFVLDSVVGVLFVKVLNLFTPKNKINPMVGAAGISAFPMSSRVIEKLGQEADPQNHLLMHAVAANVSGQIASVVAGGVILQYCATHMIG, encoded by the coding sequence ATGGAATTTTTGTGGGAAAGCCTGCTGTCCATCACCTGGCAGCAGCTGGTCATGTATGTTGTGGGCGGATTGCTCATCTGGCTGGCCATTGAGAAAGGCTTTGAGCCCGCCCTGCTCTTGCCCATGGGGTTTGGCGCTATCCTGGTCAATCTGCCTACTTCGGGCGTGATCAACCAAGTGACCGCCGGAGTGGGGGAGACCCACGGCATTATCCAGTGGCTCTTTGAGGTTGGCATCAGTGCCAGTGAGGCCATGCCCATCCTGCTGTTCATCGGCATTGGAGCCATGATCGACTTTGGTCCCCTGCTGGCCAACCCCAAGCTCTTCCTGTGCGGCGCTGCCGCTCAGGCGGGCATTTTCCTCACCATCCTCCTGGCCGCTGCCCTGGGCTTTGATATGAAGGACGCCGCCTCCATCGGTATCATCGGCGCCGCTGACGGCCCCACCTCCATCCTGGTCTCCCAGGTGCTCCACTCCAACTATGTGGGAGCCATCGCGGTGGCTGCCTACTCCTATATGGCCTTGGTACCCATCATCCAGCCCTTTGCCATCAAGCTGGTGACCACTAAGAAGGACCGGGCCATGCGGATGCCCTATCGGGCCCAGGGCGTGTCCAAGCGGCTGCGCATCCTGTTCCCCATTATCGTCTCGGTGATCGCCGGGCTGGTAGCCCCCTCCTCGGTGGCTCTGGTGGGCTTTCTCATGTTCGGCAATCTCATCCGGGAGTGCGGAGTGCTCACCACCCTGTCTAAGACCGCCCAGAATGAGCTGGCCAACCTGATTACTCTGCTGCTGGGCATCACCATCTCCTTCTCTATGAAGGCGGACCAATTTGTAAAGCCTGAGACGCTGCTCATCATGGTGCTGGGCCTGGTGGCCTTTGTGCTGGATTCTGTGGTGGGTGTACTGTTTGTGAAGGTGCTCAACCTCTTCACCCCCAAGAACAAGATCAATCCTATGGTGGGTGCGGCGGGCATCTCCGCCTTCCCCATGTCCTCCCGTGTCATTGAAAAGCTGGGACAGGAGGCCGACCCCCAGAATCATCTGCTGATGCACGCAGTGGCCGCCAACGTATCCGGACAGATCGCCTCGGTGGTGGCTGGCGGCGTGATCCTGCAGTACTGTGCCACCCATATGATCGGCTGA
- a CDS encoding NAD(+)/NADH kinase, with the protein MRVLLSSNPYRDRGLRAALEARKILERAGVETALCLPFVPKKGDRLELPRHAQLKNMEEELPKADLLICFGGDGTILHAARDATLHELPILGVNMGSVGFMAELERSELGRLTQLAKGDYTTEERMMLDVRVYRGEKLLSQDLALNDAVFSKGSIARVAEMEVFADQVLIRQLMGDGVIVATPTGSTAYSMSAGGPIVEPTSQCLIVTPVCAHQLAVRAMVLGAERTVTVQLPKGNRKSIYLSVDGGKAIRLTGNERVEISRSEHTIRLVRLVGRSFYQVVNQKLGGYVP; encoded by the coding sequence ATGAGAGTTCTCCTCAGCTCCAACCCTTACCGGGACCGGGGGCTGCGGGCCGCCCTGGAGGCCCGGAAGATTCTGGAACGCGCCGGGGTCGAGACCGCCCTGTGCCTGCCTTTTGTACCCAAGAAAGGGGACCGGCTGGAGCTGCCCCGCCACGCACAGCTGAAAAATATGGAGGAAGAGCTACCGAAGGCAGACCTTCTCATCTGCTTTGGCGGGGACGGGACCATTCTCCACGCTGCCCGGGATGCCACCCTGCATGAGTTGCCCATCCTGGGGGTCAACATGGGTAGTGTAGGCTTTATGGCCGAGCTGGAGCGCTCCGAACTGGGCCGCTTGACTCAGCTGGCCAAGGGAGACTACACCACCGAGGAGCGTATGATGCTGGATGTTCGGGTCTACCGGGGAGAGAAGCTTCTCAGCCAAGACCTGGCCCTTAACGATGCGGTGTTCTCCAAGGGATCTATTGCCCGGGTGGCGGAGATGGAAGTCTTTGCCGACCAGGTGCTGATACGCCAGCTTATGGGGGACGGTGTCATCGTGGCTACCCCCACCGGCTCTACCGCCTACTCTATGTCTGCCGGAGGCCCCATTGTGGAGCCCACATCTCAATGCCTGATCGTCACGCCCGTGTGCGCCCACCAGCTGGCGGTGCGGGCCATGGTGCTGGGAGCGGAGCGCACCGTCACGGTGCAGCTGCCCAAGGGGAACCGAAAGAGCATCTATCTGTCGGTAGATGGTGGCAAGGCAATACGCCTTACAGGAAATGAACGCGTTGAGATCAGCCGCTCTGAGCATACCATCCGCCTAGTGCGGCTGGTAGGGCGGAGCTTTTATCAAGTGGTCAATCAGAAATTAGGAGGTTATGTGCCATGA
- a CDS encoding divergent PAP2 family protein codes for MDHTGFLTGNLTLDLAIFAWFIAQVIKTLIHFVANRNLDLKRMVGSGDMPSSHSAFVCAATMSIGQVCGWRDPLFSLSAAIALVVMYDACNVRRAAGEQAKVLNYVIEHWSEMPEEMKQKKRLNENLGHTLPQVIMGALLGTVIGLAGPILL; via the coding sequence ATGGATCATACAGGCTTCTTGACGGGAAACCTGACCTTGGATCTGGCAATCTTCGCTTGGTTCATTGCGCAGGTGATCAAAACACTGATCCACTTCGTGGCAAACCGGAACCTGGATCTGAAACGTATGGTGGGCAGCGGCGATATGCCCAGCTCGCACTCTGCCTTTGTCTGTGCGGCGACTATGTCCATCGGACAGGTGTGCGGATGGCGGGACCCTCTGTTTTCTCTGTCTGCTGCCATTGCTCTGGTGGTCATGTATGACGCGTGCAACGTGCGCCGGGCGGCGGGCGAGCAGGCCAAAGTGCTTAACTATGTCATTGAGCACTGGAGCGAGATGCCCGAAGAGATGAAGCAGAAAAAGCGTTTGAACGAAAACCTGGGCCATACGCTGCCGCAGGTGATCATGGGCGCGCTTTTGGGGACTGTCATTGGTCTGGCAGGGCCGATCCTCCTTTAA
- the nusB gene encoding transcription antitermination factor NusB: MTRSTAREIAVHLIFSLGFGTQSAEEVLDSELTRERFEELGGESQLYAQFPNEKQERYIRDLVRGVFAHGPELDDYIARYAVGWSFARIPRMAAAILRTAMYEVLYMPDIPNAAAIDAAVEMTKKYEPQEVAAFVNGILGTFVRTEFPDTPAKPEKSDSAGEEE; encoded by the coding sequence ATGACAAGAAGTACGGCCCGCGAGATTGCGGTGCATCTGATCTTTTCTCTGGGCTTTGGCACCCAGAGCGCCGAGGAGGTCCTGGACAGCGAGCTGACCCGGGAGCGATTTGAGGAGCTGGGTGGGGAGTCCCAGCTGTATGCCCAGTTCCCCAACGAGAAGCAGGAGCGGTATATCCGTGACCTGGTGCGTGGGGTATTTGCCCATGGACCGGAGCTGGACGACTACATTGCCCGCTATGCGGTGGGCTGGTCCTTTGCCCGCATTCCCCGCATGGCAGCGGCCATTCTGCGCACCGCCATGTATGAGGTGCTGTATATGCCGGATATCCCCAACGCCGCCGCTATCGACGCCGCGGTGGAGATGACCAAGAAGTATGAGCCCCAGGAAGTGGCCGCTTTTGTCAACGGCATTCTGGGTACCTTTGTGCGCACGGAGTTCCCTGATACCCCCGCTAAGCCGGAGAAGAGCGACTCTGCCGGCGAGGAGGAGTAA
- the xseB gene encoding exodeoxyribonuclease VII small subunit, whose amino-acid sequence MAPKKKLSFEESTARLEEIVSLLERGDAPLEQAMALFEEGAGILRTCTAMLDQAEQKVTLLTAGPDGQPQEREFQEEE is encoded by the coding sequence ATGGCGCCCAAGAAGAAGCTGAGTTTTGAGGAGTCCACCGCCCGGCTGGAGGAGATTGTGAGCCTGCTGGAGCGGGGAGACGCCCCGCTGGAACAGGCTATGGCTCTTTTTGAAGAGGGAGCCGGGATTTTACGAACTTGTACCGCCATGCTGGACCAGGCGGAGCAGAAGGTTACGCTGCTTACCGCCGGACCCGACGGCCAGCCCCAGGAGCGGGAGTTTCAGGAGGAAGAGTAA
- a CDS encoding OadG-related small transporter subunit, which translates to MNMENIGLALEMMGQGMLGIFVVLGVIALLVALMQKIDNRKK; encoded by the coding sequence ATGAACATGGAAAACATCGGCCTGGCCTTGGAGATGATGGGCCAGGGAATGCTGGGTATCTTTGTGGTGCTGGGCGTCATTGCCCTGCTGGTGGCGCTGATGCAGAAGATCGACAACCGAAAGAAGTAA
- a CDS encoding arginine repressor → MKRARQAEILKIIQSVDVETQEQLLDELKRRGFASTQATISRDIKELRLVKEMAGGGYRYVVSERKGMVDSDVRLRNIFKEGVVSVDLAQNIVVVRTMPGLASAACSALDSMDIPGMVGSLAGDDTGILIMRDNASAEQFNREVHKLLK, encoded by the coding sequence ATGAAGCGAGCTCGACAGGCTGAGATTTTGAAGATCATCCAATCCGTGGACGTAGAGACCCAGGAGCAGCTGTTGGACGAGCTGAAGCGCCGGGGCTTTGCCTCCACTCAGGCCACCATTTCCCGGGACATCAAGGAGCTGCGTCTGGTCAAGGAGATGGCCGGAGGCGGCTACCGGTATGTGGTCTCCGAGCGTAAGGGGATGGTGGATTCCGATGTTCGCCTGCGCAATATCTTCAAAGAGGGCGTGGTGTCGGTGGATCTGGCCCAGAATATCGTGGTGGTGCGCACCATGCCCGGTCTGGCCTCGGCGGCCTGTTCGGCCCTGGACAGTATGGACATTCCGGGAATGGTGGGCAGCCTGGCAGGCGATGACACCGGAATTCTCATTATGCGGGACAACGCTTCCGCCGAGCAGTTTAACCGGGAGGTCCATAAGCTGCTGAAATAA
- the xseA gene encoding exodeoxyribonuclease VII large subunit: MRQEASILTPSQVGQYIKGFMDRDRLLSGLLVRGELSNYKMYPSGHHYFTLKDREGALRCVMFRGDAASLRFRPQNGMQVIAAGRVTVFPRDGQYQMYCVRLTPEGAGDLFVAFEQLKERLLRQGLFAQEHKKPLPRMPGRIALVTSPAGAAVRDMLRILGARWPMAQVRILPVRVQGEGAAEEIAAAIRWANLHQVADLMITGRGGGSMEDLWAFNEEVVAQAIYDSNIPVISAVGHEPDVTIADFVADLRAATPSNAAELAVPDQNEVYAALLGSKQRMEQAMRQRLLRGRQQLERLGKSRMLTDPKAYVQDKRVLLDYQSRRMDQAMTNLLAVKRARTGQLAAALDAMSPLKVLGRGYAIAQKQDGGIIAHTGDAAPGERFRLRVSDGELPCRVEETDACDTAQ; the protein is encoded by the coding sequence ATGAGACAGGAAGCGTCCATCCTTACCCCCAGTCAGGTGGGACAATATATCAAAGGCTTTATGGACCGGGACCGGCTTCTGTCCGGTCTGTTGGTGCGGGGGGAGCTGTCCAACTATAAGATGTATCCCTCCGGTCACCACTACTTTACCCTGAAAGACCGGGAGGGGGCCCTGCGGTGCGTGATGTTCCGGGGGGATGCTGCCTCCCTGCGTTTCCGTCCTCAGAATGGGATGCAGGTCATCGCCGCCGGGCGGGTGACCGTCTTTCCCCGGGACGGACAGTACCAGATGTACTGCGTCCGCCTCACCCCCGAGGGTGCGGGGGACTTGTTTGTGGCCTTTGAACAGTTGAAAGAACGATTGTTGCGCCAGGGACTCTTTGCCCAGGAGCACAAGAAGCCCCTGCCTCGGATGCCGGGGCGCATCGCTCTGGTGACTTCTCCGGCGGGAGCTGCGGTACGGGACATGCTGCGCATCCTGGGGGCCCGTTGGCCCATGGCACAGGTGCGGATTCTGCCCGTGCGGGTCCAGGGAGAGGGAGCGGCGGAGGAAATCGCCGCTGCCATCCGTTGGGCAAACCTTCATCAAGTGGCCGACCTCATGATCACCGGGCGAGGCGGTGGCTCCATGGAGGACCTGTGGGCTTTTAATGAAGAAGTGGTAGCCCAGGCGATTTATGACTCCAACATTCCGGTAATCTCCGCTGTGGGCCACGAGCCCGATGTGACCATCGCTGACTTTGTGGCCGACCTGCGGGCGGCGACCCCATCCAACGCCGCCGAACTGGCGGTGCCCGACCAAAATGAGGTGTATGCCGCTTTGCTGGGCAGCAAGCAGCGCATGGAGCAGGCGATGCGTCAGCGGCTGCTGCGCGGCCGCCAGCAGCTGGAGCGGCTGGGAAAGAGCCGGATGCTTACCGATCCCAAAGCCTATGTTCAGGATAAGCGTGTGCTGCTGGATTACCAGAGCCGCCGCATGGACCAGGCCATGACCAATCTGTTGGCGGTTAAGCGGGCACGGACGGGACAGCTGGCCGCCGCTCTGGACGCCATGAGTCCTCTGAAGGTTCTGGGCCGGGGCTATGCCATCGCCCAGAAGCAAGACGGAGGCATCATCGCCCACACCGGCGATGCCGCGCCTGGAGAGCGATTCCGGCTGCGGGTGTCCGACGGGGAGCTGCCCTGCCGGGTGGAAGAGACCGACGCGTGTGATACGGCCCAATAA
- the dxs gene encoding 1-deoxy-D-xylulose-5-phosphate synthase codes for MTKKDETTENGPILKDLTDQEATALCAELREELVRDVSRTGGHLASNLGAVELTVAIHRVFDTSQDRLVFDVGHQCYLHKMLTGRREQMSTLRQYGGIAGFPKPNESIHDAFIAGHASNSVAVALGMAQARTALGEDYKVLALIGDGALTGGLAYEGLSNAGQCGQQLLVILNDNGMSITRNVGGVAQLLARQRLKPKYLRFKQNYRRVMHAFWLGRQIYKVTHELKRALKQSLLPCSMFEDMGFTYLGPVDGHDVAQLTKTLRYASTLNEPVALHVRTVKGKGFAPAEANPDAFHGVSPFDPETGKALKSGGENFSAVFGRTLVRLARTDRRVCAMTAAMVSGTGLVPFSKAFPKRFFDVGIAEGCAVSMAAGMAKQGAVPVFAVYSTFLQRSYDMLLHDVAIDRLHVVFAVDRAGLVGDDGETHHGVFDVAYLDTIPGMKVYAPANFSELDRMLEQAVCQDSGPVAVRYPRGGQGGYQEDSGEENAVILRTGKDITLAGYGMEINELLSAADQLAGQGIQAEVLKWNVITPLDCTLAVESVKKTGALLVAEECAEQGGVGQRALAALEEAGVPARTALVNCGAGYVPHGAVSLLKRDLGLDGAGVFRRAMEVLGRDQ; via the coding sequence TTGACAAAAAAAGATGAGACAACTGAAAACGGACCGATTCTGAAGGATCTGACCGATCAGGAGGCCACGGCCCTTTGCGCCGAGCTTCGGGAAGAACTGGTGCGGGATGTCTCTCGAACCGGAGGACATCTGGCATCCAACCTGGGCGCGGTAGAGCTCACCGTGGCTATCCATCGGGTGTTTGATACCAGCCAGGACCGACTGGTCTTTGATGTGGGACACCAGTGCTATCTGCACAAGATGCTCACTGGACGCCGGGAGCAGATGTCTACCCTGCGGCAGTATGGCGGCATTGCCGGGTTTCCAAAGCCCAATGAGAGCATACACGACGCATTTATTGCCGGTCACGCCTCCAACTCGGTGGCGGTGGCGCTGGGCATGGCTCAGGCCCGTACTGCTCTGGGAGAGGACTACAAAGTGCTCGCCCTGATCGGAGACGGAGCTCTCACCGGCGGCCTGGCCTATGAGGGACTGTCCAACGCCGGGCAGTGCGGTCAGCAGCTGCTGGTCATCCTCAACGATAACGGGATGTCCATTACCCGCAATGTGGGTGGTGTGGCCCAGCTTCTGGCCCGGCAGCGACTGAAACCGAAATACCTGCGCTTTAAGCAGAACTACCGCCGGGTGATGCACGCTTTCTGGCTTGGACGTCAGATCTATAAAGTGACCCACGAACTCAAAAGGGCTCTAAAACAGAGCTTGCTGCCCTGCAGCATGTTTGAAGATATGGGTTTTACCTACCTGGGGCCAGTAGACGGCCATGATGTGGCGCAGCTGACCAAGACACTGCGCTATGCAAGCACATTGAATGAGCCGGTTGCCCTGCACGTAAGAACGGTAAAGGGAAAAGGCTTTGCGCCTGCCGAGGCCAATCCCGATGCCTTCCATGGTGTTTCTCCCTTTGATCCGGAGACTGGAAAGGCGCTCAAGAGCGGGGGAGAGAATTTTTCCGCTGTTTTTGGACGCACCTTGGTGCGCCTGGCCCGGACAGATCGTCGGGTGTGCGCTATGACCGCGGCAATGGTCAGCGGAACGGGGCTGGTGCCCTTCTCCAAAGCGTTCCCCAAGCGGTTTTTTGATGTAGGCATCGCGGAAGGATGTGCCGTCTCTATGGCGGCAGGCATGGCCAAGCAGGGGGCGGTACCCGTGTTTGCCGTCTATTCCACCTTCCTGCAACGCAGCTATGATATGCTCCTCCACGATGTGGCCATTGACAGACTGCATGTGGTCTTTGCCGTGGACCGTGCCGGTTTAGTGGGCGACGATGGAGAGACCCACCACGGTGTATTTGACGTGGCCTATCTGGATACCATCCCAGGCATGAAGGTCTATGCTCCGGCCAATTTCTCCGAACTGGACCGGATGCTGGAGCAGGCGGTCTGCCAAGACAGCGGCCCGGTGGCAGTGCGCTATCCCCGGGGAGGCCAAGGTGGTTATCAGGAAGACTCGGGCGAAGAAAACGCAGTTATATTAAGGACTGGCAAGGATATTACCTTGGCAGGGTACGGCATGGAGATAAATGAACTGCTCTCGGCGGCGGACCAGCTGGCCGGGCAGGGAATCCAGGCCGAGGTACTGAAATGGAATGTCATCACTCCTTTGGATTGCACTCTGGCAGTGGAGTCGGTCAAGAAGACCGGCGCACTGCTGGTGGCCGAGGAGTGTGCAGAGCAGGGCGGCGTAGGCCAGCGGGCTCTGGCGGCGCTGGAGGAGGCGGGAGTACCCGCCCGGACGGCGCTGGTCAACTGCGGCGCAGGCTACGTGCCCCACGGGGCGGTTTCCCTGCTGAAACGAGATTTGGGCCTGGACGGGGCAGGTGTGTTCCGTCGGGCAATGGAGGTGCTGGGCCGTGACCAATAA
- a CDS encoding polyprenyl synthetase family protein, with product MEQDVFRLHYEATQARVEEALRERVGQMGRYADLREAMEYSLMAGGKRIRPVLVLESCRMCGGDPEAALPFACAVEMIHTYSLIHDDLPAMDDDELRRGRPTNHMVYGEATAILAGDGLLTAAFQTLTQAQLTAQQVVDAVACLSLAAGPDGMVGGQALDMAGEGRSLTRAELEQLQSLKTGALIAAAAELGCIAAGGSPEQRESVRQYAQCLGRAFQVQDDILDVTSTDEELGKPTGSDREKEKNTFVSLLGLDRSRELVAELTAQAISALDGFASPDFLVWLANTLAQRTK from the coding sequence ATGGAACAGGACGTATTTCGCCTGCACTATGAGGCTACCCAGGCTCGGGTGGAAGAGGCTCTGCGGGAGCGGGTAGGCCAAATGGGCCGCTACGCCGACCTGCGGGAGGCGATGGAGTACTCTTTGATGGCGGGAGGCAAACGCATCCGGCCGGTGCTGGTACTGGAGAGCTGCCGCATGTGCGGCGGTGATCCGGAGGCCGCCCTGCCCTTTGCCTGCGCGGTGGAGATGATCCACACCTATTCGCTCATTCACGACGATCTGCCCGCCATGGACGATGACGAACTGCGCCGGGGCCGTCCCACCAACCACATGGTCTACGGGGAGGCCACAGCGATCTTGGCCGGTGACGGCCTGCTGACTGCCGCCTTTCAGACCCTGACCCAGGCCCAGCTCACTGCCCAGCAGGTGGTGGATGCGGTAGCCTGCTTGTCCCTGGCCGCCGGGCCGGATGGCATGGTGGGCGGACAGGCGCTGGACATGGCCGGGGAGGGGCGCAGCCTCACCCGGGCAGAGCTGGAACAGCTCCAGAGCCTGAAAACCGGTGCCCTCATTGCCGCGGCCGCGGAGCTTGGCTGTATCGCCGCCGGAGGCAGTCCCGAGCAGCGGGAGTCGGTGCGGCAGTATGCCCAGTGTCTGGGCCGGGCCTTCCAGGTCCAGGACGACATTCTGGACGTGACCAGCACCGACGAGGAGCTGGGCAAGCCCACAGGTTCTGACCGGGAGAAGGAGAAGAACACCTTTGTCTCCCTGCTGGGTCTGGACCGCAGCCGGGAGCTGGTGGCAGAGCTCACCGCTCAGGCCATCTCCGCTCTGGACGGGTTTGCCAGCCCGGATTTCCTGGTGTGGCTGGCCAACACCCTGGCTCAGCGTACGAAATAA